Below is a window of Candidatus Hydrogenedens sp. DNA.
CATCGCTGTTCCATTGTACCAATGCTTTGAGTAGATTACTACCTTGTGGACCCATAATAAAACCTATGCGTAATGAAGGAGCAAATATTTTTGACAGAGTACCTATCTCATAAACAGTCTCATCTTTATCATAAACAGACGGGGAATTGGGTCGTTCTATTTCAGGATTATGAATAAGCCACTCATAGGCAAGGTCAAAAATAATAGGAATATATACATTATATTTTTTAGATAAATCCTGAACGCATGCTACAATATCCTTCCTCCTTCGATTGGAAATTATTGTGCAGGTCGGATTATTTACTGTTACAAAATAACAAAAAGATACATGGATTCCCTGTTTTAAATATATTTCCAATGTTCTCTGTAATATATCAATATCGGGACCTTCTGTATTTTCTGGAATTGGTGCGATTTCAAAGCCATATCTCTCTAAGGTAGAGGTATATATATAATAAATAGGTTCTGCTGTAATTACCATACCTGGCTTCAGTATATTTGCAAGTCCTGTTAGTATACTTGTTGCACCACTCACACCAATAATTATTTCCCGATTACCGAAATCAGGGATATCTCCTATCCATTGGTTGTCTCTTAACTCTTTGTAAAAATCTTTTATGACTCCAATTAATTGAGCAGAACCTTCAGGACTCCCATAATTTAATAAGTGGGGAGGGCGTGTATCCTCCTTCACAAGTGCAGAAACAATTTCTGCAAACTCATCATAAGAGATAGTATCTTCATTAACATAACCAACACCCAGATTAATATCTACACCGGGACGGAAATCCCTGGCAAACTCAGACATCATCTGGCTAACAGGTGAAGGTTCTGATGATTTCTTTCCATATTCAGAAAAAATACGCTGGTTTTCCATATTAAATTACTTCAAAATGAGGTTTTTAACTCGTTTTCTCTACTTTTTGAACCAATTCCGTTCTAACTGGATATGTCCGATTTTCATAACTTATATAATAATATGGTGCTTGTTCTACTACATCATCAGCAGGCTGACGCAATCCACTTTTAAAATATACCATATATTTTTTGCCCGAATTTACCCCTGCCGTTGAGATAATTCGCCTCGTTGTAGTTGTAGTAATTTTTCCACTGATTCGACTTGCATAGTAATTAGCATCTAATTTAAGGCCTAATTTTGATTTAACTAATTTTACATAATTTACTGTTTCACTAAAAGGAGGAATTCCCTCATATTTTTTTACATTTTCAGGTCCTGCATTATAACCTGCCAGAGCAAAGTCAATATTCCCATTGAATAAATCTAACATTCTACTTAAATACTGCACACCACCAGCTATATTTTGGGCTGGGTCAAATATATCGGTAACCCCCATTTCTACAGCAGTTGCGGGCATTAACTGCATCAAACCACAAGCGCCTGCATTAGAAACCGCATTGGGATTAAAAGCACTTTCTACTTCCATTACTGCCCATATTAATTTTTCATCCACCTGGTAATACTGACTGCATTCTTTTATGATTTTCTGAATTGCTTCAAAGTTATATATCTTTCCTTTATACAAATGCTCAAACTTCTTTGAAACATGGACCGGTTCCAAAGGCACAATTATGGCATAGCCACTATTTTCTGTAGAATCTTTTGTTATACTTTCTTTTTTCGTTGTTTGTTGTGTATTGGGAGATTTTTTAAAATATACCTCTTTATATTCACTTTTTGAACGATACTTTTGGGGACGATTTGTAAAAACCAGTGTACCATCCTTTCGCTGGAATTGATATAATCCCTTTTCTCGAGAACGGTCAGCATAGGCTTCTTTTAAATCTATCTTATATATCTTTGTCCCTTGCGAAGAGATTTCCTTTGTCTTTTGCTCTGAAGATACATGGGGTTCGGTAAAAACCAATTTAGATATAAGCAGTAAGAAAGACAAACAGGATATACTTCTATAAAACAATCTTTTCTGTGTCACTAACATTAATTTTTTTCCTGATAAAACTTTTATATTCCACTATAATAATAGAAAAAAACTATTATTTTTGTCAATAAATTATTAGAGAGAATTCATTTTTCAAGTTTTTTAATAATTAATGCATCTACTTTTTTTGATGTTTTGTTCTCGATGGATAAAAGACTATTCCCTTTTATCAGAATAGTTCCCCTTACTTTCTGTATATCACAATTTTTATCTACCGTATCAAACTCCACAGGCTTCCTCATGTAAACATCAAACACTATACAATTATTAAAAAGGACATTTCCAATATCTGAAGTTATAGATTTCCGCCATTGGTTAATTTTAATAGGATAACCTTTTTGTTTATCTGGCGTATTGAAACATATACATGAATCGAATATCACATCCAAACCTTTTGATGATTTATCATAAACCACAATACCCCCTCTTTTTGAACCCTCAATGTAGCAGTTCTTAAAAATTAATTCACCTTTAGGTCCATCTTCAGAAACAGCCCCTACGGCAATTCCATGGTCATTATCATTTTTCATTATGCAATTTTCTATGTTTATAGAAACAGGAGTGGATGTCTGTTTTAAATTTTTTAAATATACCAAAACTCCCGCCCCTTTATTGGCGTTTATATAACAATTTTTCATCATAATATTTGTCAGTTGCTCATCATCCCCATTAGGTTCAAAGTCAATTCCTGCTTCAGGTGCTGTACCAGATGTATTTAATAAAGAACAATTTTCGATAGTTAAATTTTTAGCACTAATAACGCTAATACCCTGACGGTGATTATCATCACATATTACATCTTTAATAACTATATTTTCACAATAATTCTGTTTATGGGTAGCACCAATATAAATTCCATCACCTCCGCTACTTTCGCATCGAATCCCTTCAATAATAACATTTTTACAACCCGTCAGGGATAAAGCCATTCGCCATTCTGCAGGCTCGTACTCTTTTTTATTCTGATAATCTTTTTTATGCATTCTTAAAGCTGCACCGTAACCTGAAATCACTAAATTTTCAACATTATCGGCAGAAAATAATGAATCTCCCCTCCCCTTAAACTCCCCTTTTTTAGCAAGAATAATTACCCCGGGTAAAAGTGTAATTTTTTGATTTGAGTGCAATTTTATCGGCTTAACAATCCAGGGGACACCCATATTAGGAATTACAATCTCCTTTGCCCCTGAATCTATCGCTGATTGTAAATAATCTGTTGCATCCTCCGCATTAAATCCCCACCATACAGGACTTGCCCATATAAATTTTCTTTGTTGAACTTGTAAAACAGCATTTTGATTTGTTTGATACAACGAAATTGGGTCCTCAATATCATAAGCATAGACATTAAATATACAAAAGAAACTGATTAAAAACAACATGCACTTGTTAATCATTTTTTTCCCTTTGATTCATGGTTTAATCCTGAAAATAAATATTGAAATATGCTAAACTAATACCCATCCTAATAACAATTTAGGTAATATACTATTCGAATTTAAGGAGAAATATTATGAAGCATAACATATCTATTGACATATCTTTATGTCATGCCAATAAAATAAGTCAAACACACGGTTTCACAGATAATGAGTTGCAAGAGTTAGATACCTTAATTAAGCAATATCATAAATCTATATTACAAGAGCGGGAAGAAAAAAAATATGGTTTTTTTGAACTTTATAAAGATAAAACGACCCGCGAAAAAATTAAAAATATTTCATCTGAATTTCTAAATCGTGGAATTGAAAATTTAGTAATATTGGGAATTGGTGGCTCTGCTTTAGGAATTACTGCCCTTAATACGGCACTCAATGCTCCTTATTACAATTTATTATCTTTCGAAGAAAGGAAGGGTTATCCCCGTTTATTTGTAATGGATAATATTGACCCCATAACTTTCAAACGAATGATGAAATTATGTCCACCTCATAATACATTATACAATGCTATATCGAAATCTGGTGAAACCGCAGAAACAATGTGCCAATTGCTTATCATATTACAGGAATTAGAAAAAACATTAGGGCACGAAAAAATAAAAGAACATCTTGTTATAACAACAAGCCCAAGGGGTAAAGACGCCCCTAAAAGTTTATTACATCCCGTAGCTGATAAATATGGTATTACCCAATTCGAAATTCCTTTAAATGTAGGTGGACGATTTTCTGTATTTTCTCCAGTAGGTCTATTCCCTTCTGCAATGTTAGGTTTCGATGTAGAAGCCCTTGCAGAAGGATGCGCCGAAATGGATACTCTATGTTCAAAGGAATCCGTTCAAGAAAATCCAG
It encodes the following:
- a CDS encoding pyridoxal phosphate-dependent aminotransferase, producing the protein MENQRIFSEYGKKSSEPSPVSQMMSEFARDFRPGVDINLGVGYVNEDTISYDEFAEIVSALVKEDTRPPHLLNYGSPEGSAQLIGVIKDFYKELRDNQWIGDIPDFGNREIIIGVSGATSILTGLANILKPGMVITAEPIYYIYTSTLERYGFEIAPIPENTEGPDIDILQRTLEIYLKQGIHVSFCYFVTVNNPTCTIISNRRRKDIVACVQDLSKKYNVYIPIIFDLAYEWLIHNPEIERPNSPSVYDKDETVYEIGTLSKIFAPSLRIGFIMGPQGSNLLKALVQWNSDVGFSAPLITQEVSAELIKKYGKKQFKFVNDGYKEKGTLFKDEIIRKIGTYLESITGGDAGFYLYLTFIGVETITNSSLFKLLSRNSGIKEWDYNVEEKKPRVVYLPGIYCISSQGSMAEKGKYQMRVSYGYEDKNKLLQSVNIIKEALLEINNKNCFKD
- a CDS encoding right-handed parallel beta-helix repeat-containing protein, yielding MINKCMLFLISFFCIFNVYAYDIEDPISLYQTNQNAVLQVQQRKFIWASPVWWGFNAEDATDYLQSAIDSGAKEIVIPNMGVPWIVKPIKLHSNQKITLLPGVIILAKKGEFKGRGDSLFSADNVENLVISGYGAALRMHKKDYQNKKEYEPAEWRMALSLTGCKNVIIEGIRCESSGGDGIYIGATHKQNYCENIVIKDVICDDNHRQGISVISAKNLTIENCSLLNTSGTAPEAGIDFEPNGDDEQLTNIMMKNCYINANKGAGVLVYLKNLKQTSTPVSINIENCIMKNDNDHGIAVGAVSEDGPKGELIFKNCYIEGSKRGGIVVYDKSSKGLDVIFDSCICFNTPDKQKGYPIKINQWRKSITSDIGNVLFNNCIVFDVYMRKPVEFDTVDKNCDIQKVRGTILIKGNSLLSIENKTSKKVDALIIKKLEK
- a CDS encoding glucose-6-phosphate isomerase (catalyzes the formation of D-fructose 6-phosphate from D-glucose 6-phosphate); this encodes MKHNISIDISLCHANKISQTHGFTDNELQELDTLIKQYHKSILQEREEKKYGFFELYKDKTTREKIKNISSEFLNRGIENLVILGIGGSALGITALNTALNAPYYNLLSFEERKGYPRLFVMDNIDPITFKRMMKLCPPHNTLYNAISKSGETAETMCQLLIILQELEKTLGHEKIKEHLVITTSPRGKDAPKSLLHPVADKYGITQFEIPLNVGGRFSVFSPVGLFPSAMLGFDVEALAEGCAEMDTLCSKESVQENPAYQFAGIHYILDKNKGKKISVMMPYSDRLKDIADWYCQLWAESLGKKEDINGNTIFNGQTPVKALGATDQHSQIQLYREGPNDKIINLISVENAGEKLPVPDMLDEIQELEYIRGQSMNDLLFAEFQGTKDALTLSQRPVIHIQMKEISEFSVAQLLYMLEVATAMAGKLYKVNAFNQPGVEEGKKIARQLMLEMKKGKNIK